The sequence cttatgtcccaatggttgtcgataacaaggagttcgggaatgataaataatttctcaaagaaattgttgcctagtatatcttctttttggattagttggaagaataactagtgctttcaatagcgatgattgtgactacacatagctatttttttccatcttcttatgttattttttaggtttattggtttttaaattctaaaatatttggaggatgatgttattgcattatttatcgttatgattttgtgatattgcaatttaattatgggatatgtattgtttgcgtccgtgaacttgaaggtcccatatgctgtcaaaagtaaagttgttcatgaattggtGTTAATGAAAGGACggatgaacttttgaaaattacaaaagttattcCTATGCATTCATGTACTTGGTGTCTTTTGTTTGACGATAATTTGTCCTTTCTACACTTGGACTACTTATTATGATGTCCACATTCATCATATCTTCTTCGAGAACCGGAATGGATACCTCCTCTTCGATCAGATCAGACACCTGTAAATTATCGTCTAATATGCCGACAGTTCCTGGAAGATCATAATCTTTTAGGCGCTTGCCATGTTGATGAAGCATTTGACCCAGCTCTCTGAGAAGACGGTCTGATAAGTATGCGGAGCTTGTATCACTTGAACTTGCATAATCTTCAACCACGTCGTTGAAGAATTCGTCCCAGAGCTTTCTGGTGTCCACTGAGTTGCAAAAAACCAGTATGCTACAAAAAGAGTTCACAAAGAAAATGGCATTTTATTTGTTGCTGCTTCGGCCATACATGCCCTCAAACTGTTATCATTCTCTAACAATCTTCGTGCCTCGGCTGCACTTTTGAATGTATGACATCTTCTGTCGTCAACTGTCAACAAATATTTGTATGAAGTGGCACCCCTAacatgcataagtatgagccTCAGAAAAAACCTTTCAGCTGCAATAGGGGGTACAGAATATACCCTACCAGTGACCCTctgttttgttcttcttctctgccATTTCATAATTGCTTTAGCCCATGTGTAGTGTTCAGGAAACTAACGGTACAACCGTCGCCTAGACATAGGATCACGTGCATTTGTAACAAATTATTCAGCCAACATCGTTTTGGAATTCCATTCATTTTCCAAGACCTCATCGACTGTTTGATGCTCGTATAACAAGACATTATTTTGTTTGGGAAGATGCAACTACAATCGTTGAACTGATGGACACATCTTATTCATCGCAAACCTGTATATTCTCCATATTACCTATTGAGCGCACACCCATCTTGCATTGATATAACGTGTTACCTCGTTATTCTCGGATTCTAGATGCACTGGTTGCACTCGAAAGGAAATACAATCTGGGCCTTTGTAGAcgtacttgtaaatatacttcaCACTTTGGACAGTGGAACAAACTTCTACATTGATGTGGCAATCGTATTTCTGAAGAAGCCAAGAATTGTGAGGCACCACAAATTTGTTATCCGCTATGAAGTTCTTACTCATTGGTATAGTATTTCCATCATCTCTCCTCTGGTAGACTGGGTAAGCATCCTTGCCTTGCACGGTACATTCAGAAAACTGTTTCGGAAATCCTCTCTTGCACTTACCTTCCCTCATGCACTTGCTTCCACATGGACCATGAATCATCCATTTTTTCACACACTTATATAACTCGGGCTTCTTGTTCTTATCAGGGATTTCTGCTCTAACTATGCGATCATAATCATCAGGACCTTGTAACTTCTCTTCTTTTTCCAAAATGATCAACATATGGACATGAGGTAGACCTATTTTCCGAAACTCAATCACGTGAACATGAGCATCTAATCTTCCTAGTACATTATTGTTAAATATAtcttctttcaactcttcaaattTAGCACAGAATACTCTAGTTGGTAAATCAGGTCTATCTGATGCAGATTGACCGGGACGTAAATTAGCTACAATCTCGGGCCAAAATGGATTGCAAGTCATTGTAAGAAATATATCAGGCTTCCCATATTTCTGTACCAATGCCATCGCATCTTGGTATCGCTGGTACATATCATGCGACCCACCAATGTATGAAGAAGGTAGTACTATCTTCTTGCCTAGTTCGTCTATTAAGACAAAAAAACGTATCAAGAAGCATGTTTGATGTTCTTaggatataaaattaaaaacataccAAGTATATCGCTTTCTTTTAAAACGAAAGTGGATTATGAAGCTTTcagtttgaatttgattttaggAAGAGAAAAAAAGCGCATATGTATTCAATTTTTAACTTACCTACGCTGGTTTCGCCAGCTCTTTGTGCATCTTGTAGTCCTTCATAGATTTCCGCCCTTATTTCCTTCTGATGACCTGTAATCCATCTAAGTCTGGAGGAGTCAATTTTAACCCAATTATCCACAACGTACGGTTGCAACAATCGTTCACCTCGAAGAAAAAGTGAATCATGATTGTTTCGGATCTGTACAACAATTAAAAGACataaaaacaccaaaaaaaatgattaaaaatgtGAGTTTAGGACTTTGGATTTATAGGATGTATTACTTAATAGCTACAGAAGTAATATTCGGAAACACATTAAAGAAGATATTATGCAGGATATAGTGAACGATGTGTCATAATTCAGGAAAAACATGAATTCAAAAGCTTTATTAGTTAAAGAATGTTTTAATACCTGCAAAATGTACGAATAATATCCACGACATGACATCTTTCTTCCATTTGCATCTTTATTATTTATGTCCCACCCGTAGCTTCCATAAGGGAGTAAAAGTGGATATTGCATAGGATCGTAGTTACCACCTGTCTCGAAGACCTGTAAGAGATTCCCTCCCGTTGTCTGCACTACCATTTCACGTTCGGTATGTTTGTAACTTTCATCATATATTGGCAACCTTGGAAGCACTTGGAAGAGTGTACTGCAACTGATCTTTAGGTTGCTCTTTAATAATCAACTGGCAATCCAAAATATCTTCTCGTTCTGAACCTTGATGAAAAACATGGAAAGATATATTGTGTCTATTAAAGATTTCCCTTAACAGCTTTAACACATCTCTATCCAACACATAATTACCTTCTTTCATCCTCCACTTAATCTCCTGATCTGTGTCATaaaaatatatttgtatatatcgcGGTCGAGGTGCTTTATCCGGAGGTAGAAGGATACCTATCCTATGGTAAATCTGGCCTTGAATGCGGAAAGTATAAACTCCTTCAGTACCATCGGCGAGATCCTTATCAAAGCAAACCCCCATCGAAGTAAGTGAAAAACAACGATTATAAGATCTGATGTTGATCCTAAACTCTTTCCCTCTTGGTCCCTGATCATCAAACAACTTCAGAAGTTCTATAGGTGACTCAACAAATGGTACGATGGAAAATTTTTGCTTGACATTTTGGACATGTTTCTGATGGCGGCAAATGGTACTTTACAAATCCAACTTGGTAAGTAAGTCCCCTTGCACAATTATGGACGAAGATCTTCCCACAACACTTCGACGTGGACGACCTATTCGTCTTCCGATCTGACTTCCTTGTGGATTTGCTGTAAATAAATCGAGAGAGCTCAACATCCATACATATTTATCTTAGAAAGCAACCCAAAAACCTTACAAATAATTCAATAATTCCATTtcagaaaagtaaaaaaaactcACATGTTGCATTTTGTGTATGTCGAGattcttgagattgagtctgcGCCATAATTCGAGGGCTTCTACGCAGATTCAATGCAAGATTGTCATCTGTTGCTGCATAAATTGAGCAGGTGAAAATAACCATTAGGTCATCGCAAAAAAACTATGAACATCGATGGATATATTCTAAGCCAAAATATACGTAGATAGCGATGTAAGAAAGATATGACTATTACCGATTCTATCATGTATATGTGGTGGTTCTCTATGTTTAGGATGTTGACTGAACCTTGGACTTCAGCGCAAGGGTAATCGGGTGGCATGAATGCTTTCTCCGCGATGTGGTGCACTTACTTGATGCAGGGCAATTTCTGCAGCAGTTTCTCCATCATCGGAGCTGCTATCATCTGTTGAGTCATGATTGGTTCTCTCTTCAGCAGGACGAATAACTATGCCTCACGCCTCTTCTCTTCCAGGAACATAGCTGTTGGGTCGGCGTCGTTTCTATTTTCCAATGTTTTTTGTTAACCATAAGTCTAAATTCACATCATTTTGACTTAAATCCTAAAactgaaataaagagaaaatctATTTTGGCATCTCAAAAGAGGAATTTGTACATAAACATGTAATACACTATAAACTTCTGATTAAAATACTGAATTGCATATATTTCTATGGACAATTTGTATATACTACTACACATTATCATGCGTGCTGACCATGTGCATGCTTATGAACGCACGAAAACTATAGACTAAAGGTGATGTTTTTTTTACCCCATGAACTTAATCAAATCTAAAGGCATTTAACTCTTTGTGTTCTTTGAATTGCATAAACGTGTTAGCAGCAAAAAGTTAGATCCCTATGGATCTATCCACATAATTATTGGAGATGAAGGCAACAAAAAAGGCTCAGATCACAGGAATACTTCTGTTTTGATgcttgttgtttctatcaatAAAGACAACTTACGTCTAGGATGTTATTTTTTCTAAAAGTATCTAAATGATGTAACAGATATATTCGCATACCTGGTATGGCTCAAtcgtttttccttttttttttcgggATACCTCTGCGGTGTGCTCATCTTGGCTCTGAAATCTAGGAATGCGGCATGGAATGATTACGTTAGCATTACGAACTCATGTTCTTCCCATTTCAGTTGATTCATGGCGTGGTTCAAGGGTCTGTTGTTTTCATTTTCAGTCACTAAACTTTATTAATAGATGCAACGTGTAGTTTAACACCACATGATAAAATCAAACTCAATGAGGGTGTGTTTGGAGATGCTAGATGTATATGCAATATAAGAGACATACCCTTTTTGAGAAATCTCCTCCACTGCAATCTGTACATAATTCCTTGCTGGTCTCCGCGTTACTTGTAATTTGTGTTGCTGTTTCCTTGCCAGTTGCCTCGAGGACATGAATAGGTCCAACCTGAATTTTAAGGGCATTATTTAATAAAACAGAGAAAGAGCATTTGATGATGACTTTACAGTATAGCTAATGTTGACTTACGAAGAAATCTACGCGGCCATTCTGGATTCGGATAATGGTTGTCGTTGTTTCAGATAAAGCAAACCTTGGAGTTGCAAACACGGATTTAACAGTTGGATTAATCTCCCTATAACCTTGAGTTGTGGGCTTCAAAACTGGGACCTGATCACTCTCCATCCCTACATAATCATGATGTCGAAACCAAAACCAAGGAAATGTCAAAACTAAAACAAAAGTACCAAATATATGAAAAAAAGGAGAAATTTCATGTTAAAACTAAATAGAACAGTCAAAAAGAAAAGGTCTGATTGGAATAATACAGGAAAATAGAGCTTGTTTCAAAGCTGCAGTGGAACTAAATATAGTTGCATGTGGTATCCAGGTTGCTCAATAAGATGCATCTGGAACCAATAACAACATTAAAATCTACTTGTTTCAGCTTCCCCTACTTGTTCCTTGGTCATTATTGCATCCAATTCTTACACTTAGTTTGTGTAGTCTTCCTTAGGTGAAACTATATGATAACCTTACACTATTGCTGGATTTGGTAATCCAACACTTGAGAACGAACTTTTTAACGGATATTAATAAATTGACACCTCTGTCAGTTTGGGAAGTAGATATTGAAGCACCGGCAGGACTTGTTTCTTGCTTCACATCTGAACTTCTCCTTGCTCTATCTGCAGTGCGCCGCATTTGTAATAGAAGATTCCGATGTTGCAGGTCAACCTCATAATGTCTTCTCTTGTTTGTTTCATAATCTGAATCCATATCCTGGGAGTTGATGCTTACTTTGCCACTCTGATCCAGTACACCTACATCAGTTTACTGATTAGCTTGATAAGCTTTAAAATTGTAAATTTTAATATAAATGTAAAGTCATTAAGTTAGTAAAACCTGAATCAACAAATTGTTGTTCTCCATCATCTGAGATGCTATCATCAACTGACTCATTATTGTGTTTCTGTCCAGTGGAACCATTAACGATGTTACCCGCAGTGTTCCTGCCAGGATCATAGTTGTTTGCTCGACGTCGTTTCTATAATCAGAAAGGATATCACAGAGTTATTAGGTGTATTGCTTTGTCCAGGTCTTCTTTATACCAATACTTGGGGAAAAAAGGATATTTAactaaaatgaaacaataaatggTCACTGTTATGCGAAGAAACATATTTATAGTTGGGAAAAAAAGAATATCACATTCAGAATTTTAACCAAAATGTAGCAATAAACGGTCACTGTTACGCGAAGGAACATACTCAGAAACATGCTCAGTATTCAAAAACATATTCAGAAGTATGTGATACTGTGAACTACGTTGTATAAATACACATACCTGAGATGGCGCAATCGACTTTCCCTTTCTTTTTCGGGAGGCCTCTGCAGTGTGCTCATCTTGATGCTGAAGTTGCTCGACAACTCTTATCTCATAAGTTGTACGACGTTTTTCAAGCATCTGTTGTTTCTGGTTTTCAGGCATAGAACTTCCTCTTTCCCTTTTAGCAATACGAAGCTTCTCTAACTGAAGCTCTCTCTGCAGATGAATTTCGGGGCTTCGCCTAGGGATAAAACTTGATTCTACTTTATGTTCTCCAGCCGAGACTTGTAAGCTTGCTTCATATGTAAAAATTTATAGTAAAATAAGGTTACGTAGTTACATCCTATGAGTATAATGGGAATTATAGGATGAGTAAACTTAAAACTTGTACCGGCTTCATTAATTTTTGTCTTCCGAATTTGATAAGCAGCATGCCGTCTTTCATTAAGAGTTCTGTTATTAAGAGGGAGATAATGGATTTGAGGAGGTAAGGATTATGAGGAGGGAATTAAAATATGAGGGGAGGGATTGATCGTTTTAAAAATTGTTAAAATATCTATTATGTCCTTGAACTTAACTAGAGCTAAGATTACTAATCATAGATCTCCACGCCCctctataatatttttctttctctcaatTCCTATCGTGAaatagaagaataaaaaaaatgatgGATTCTTAACTTTGGTAGATGGTATGTATGATTAAACTCCCCAATCATGCAGTTCATAAGAACACGAAGTATTTTTATTATGAACTGATTAAAGAGTTACTATTGAATCAGTAAGTTTAGGATTATGATTCGAGGGTATGGCTGAACTAATAATCGGTCAGTAATGTATCAGGTGAAGATGTACACCtttgtaaaaaaataataattgatgAATGGTTGTCTATAACGAATTGCACCTATTCCTACTTTACTGTACTTCTCCATATCACGCATCCTCACCCATGATTAATCCTAATTCAATTCTTCAAAATGATGATCACACTTATGAGTATTTTGACAAAAGAAATAAGGTAATCATTAATCAATCGGTCGCTTTTTATgagaaacctagggttttttgAACGAAGAAGATAAACGCATCAAACGATTTGGAGAGAAAGGTTAGATTAATTAGGGTAAGGCTGGTATCTTATAAATATTTATTTTTCCTGCTTGGATTCTTATTTGACCGAACATTGACCATATTTAGACAATTTCTTTCCCTCCTCGTATCCATTCTTTCCATCCTATTAACAGGACTCTTCATTAACCGCCTGTTTTTGTTGTTCGGTCATTTTCTCTTGTCTTGCTTTGTATTGAGCTCGccatagttgttttttctttgtaGTCAGATCAATGAGTTTTGGGCTTCGACGTACGTTACCTTGGGATGCATCCATCTATCTACAAATTAATCAAAACGAAAATGGATTAATTGAAGTTAAACAACGGTACTCTTAGGATGTATACAAACAGGTAAAAGAGTTGAAGTTAAAGACTGTGAGTTGTTTGAAATAGAGATTTAAACTCGATAATTGGGAAAAGAAGAATTGAATGTTGAGAAACATAAGTACCTGTTATGCGATCAACTTTATATTGAAACTGGGAAAATTCGAAGCATTTTCTGTTGTAGAGAATTGAATTTGGTTGTTTTGTGTATAGAAGGAGGAGGAGGGTAAGGGTGGTAATTACGAATTGAAATTGGAATTGGTGTATGAATCTTAATCAAAATTGGGAAAATTAAAGGTTGGCAAATTTTGCATCACATTAATCAGCATCTTAACCCTGCAAAATCCAAACACAAACATGTGAGATACCGCTCCAACTGATCCTTTCGGTTTGctgatgtatttttttttccgtttctttttcattttgtgacATAAAGTGGGAGAAATATTTGAAGTATACGAGTGATTTACAATCACTGAGAAAAGGATATATGCGCTGAAAAATATATActtaacaaaagagtaaagcataggctaagggggagaaacatataatCATGCTATGTAGTATTACACACTACAAAAGGGgcataacaaagatgttcagattgaatTTCTATctagctttcctttagggggagtaaagctTTATTTATTCAAGTgcgtcaacaacgacatttatatTTGAATAtgtacaggttattgtgctgttgaaatttAGAATCAAGTGTATGAAAAATGAGTTTAAGAGTTATTATATATAATATCTTTATTTATTAATTCATGTATTAAAAATAGTATTTAAGAGAATTTATTAAATAATCCAATATTAATTAATGGAGTTTCTACTGTATGAATATCATGTACAAGTACTAACTTGTCTGTAATGATAAGAATTTCATGCGGATAATGATTCTTATAGTTTAAAAGCCTAGTTATTCAACTAACTAGTTTATTTAGTGTCTATCGTTAATCGCTCATGAATAACTGAAGTAATTTTTATGAGTATATCTTCGGTAAACTCTCACGAGATCATAATCCGTCCTTTAAAGTTTTCGTATGACTTAATTTGTATTATGCaattttttctattttatttcttAATCATATTATGTCATTATATGCCTCAAAAGAAATGAGAATGATTCTTATATTGTTCAAGTCATGAAGTACTAGAACAGGACAAGATCTGTATTCATGGGGCGCGATAACATGTGAAGAAGGtttctaaagaaaaaagaaaacaaaattacaaaataaaaactCGATCCTAATGACCCGACCAAGAGTGGTCGATAGATGTTGGACAGTCGTTACATATAACAGATTATAAACTAAATGTCCATAACAAATTAGAGGAGGATCCCTTCCCCTTTTTATTCTCACGTTATCTCACACTTTGGCCGATATTTTTGTGAGTAAAACCAAATGGTAACGAGTTTGCAACTAATATTTTgtggatatgttcctcttacataGTCGTATAACACCACCACCTATTACTTCGAAAATGAGCCGCCGAAAATCAACGGATTTTTAATCATTGAAATTAATCTTGGTGGATGGTGATTGGTGGTGTAAGAGGCATAtacccaaaatattagcttcaaatccggtGCCATTTAGTGTTATTCATAAAATAGGCGTCCAAAATGTGAGGTAGTATGAGAATAAAAGTATGAACGGACCACAAAACCTCATTttgactaaaaaaaaaaagaaggttgtTCCTCTGGGTCTTACAAAGGATGGCCTTGCATCAGGGTGTGGGACTGTACGTTCGTAAAAGGAAATGCGGGAAAAATGCATTCAGTTTTGTTTCAAACACCTTGGGGTAATTATTTTTGTAACTTATGAAAGATCACTTCGTCAAAGCTTTACAATGAGAACATTTTTTCTTAAGTATAACTTACTGGTTCACCAACATTAGACTTGAATGAACACTTATACCTGCATTGCAGTTACACTTCCGAGGTATGTGTTGGAATATATGACACATATGTTAGCCACCGAGGTGATGAGGTGGTCAGTTCGCATACCTGCATTCAACGGACGTGTGAAGAAGTTATCTACAAAACCAAGTCGTGTAGAAGATTATGTACTCTAGCTAGAAAACCCTGTAAACTAGCTGGATAAGTTTAGTTTACCTAGTCAACAGAATTTGTTAGTCTAGGTTTACTGTTTTGTTCAATAATCCTATAAATAGGATTCATCATGTAAATATAAATTATCCCCAGAACATTAAGTCTGGAAATCAATCCAATTCACCCTGCGGGGTTCTGTCAATGgatgtaggcgttagtgccgaaccactttaatcatTGTCTTATTTGATTTCGTTTTCCATGACCAATGATccctcgatacccataatttattagtaTGGACTTACTTTCTAAATAGTTTTCGTATCAATTGGGTTTTCTCTATTGATGTCAAGACTAATCTATGGGAATGGGGagacaaaaacacaaagaaatccGAAAACATAATTAGGAAGTCATGGAGCCTATTTCCTTTTGCTATCTGGTGGTGTATTTGGAATGAACGCAATGCTAGGTTATACAATAACTTAGCTAAGGTTTCAAATCAATTGATTGTCGATGTTAAATGCTTGTTGTCCAATTGGGTTTAAGTTCTAACATGTTTTCTGGTTATAATTTGTCTAATTTGCTATGTAACTGGGTGTAGTTGTGCACTCATCCCGTAACCTTTTGAGTTTTTGATGTCACTATTTTGGtacacaaaaataaaagaaacttgAATTATGCCAGAGAAAACCCAAGTAATCTTGGCTTCTTAGGAAAATTGAAAAGCAAATGATTACGGAGAAATGCCAACTCATCTCGACTACGACCTTGTCTCAACAATGCAAATTCTAGTAAATAGACATGAATTGTCTTTTGTTTCATGTTAAGACTGAAGTGCGTACATTTAGAgagcaaaaacaaaaacagaaacaaaaaaagATAGATTCCAAATGGGCTTGTTATTCTTGGCATAAGAACCACTAGGATTAGATTCTGGAAGAAGATCGGCCTCTACCTTGAGATAAAAATTCTATGCATCTGAATTTCGAAGTCACATTAATTTCTTGGCCTGGCCACCTGAGATATACCCAGTCAAAATATGGTACACACAAGACGAGGTACCATTACAGCTGACGCCTTCATGAATTCAAGTATACTAGATAAACTACCTTACCAGTTATCACtacgaaaaagaaacaaaaaaagctGTACCCAGAATCAACCCCAAGTTACAGCCTGGGATAGCCCTCAGCTCCGTCTCCGGTTGGTATGGAGTCACATGTGTTGCAATGGTACTAGGCTCATGCTGTATGGCAATACCATCGGATTGATGAAAGAGTTAGGTCCCAAAGTGTCATAGGTACACAACTCCTTGAGCTTCCCCGTTTCCAAGCGATAGGAAACAATCATAGAGCACACCTTCATTAGCAAGAGCCCATCCTGAAAAGCCAAAGGATCCATATACGGGTTCTGGTCACAGGGATTTTCCATTCTTTCTGCTGCactgaagatgatttttggatTGTCTTGCTCCATTGTGTCCAGAGAAATACAGCTCTCGAGTACCCATTCAGATGCATAATAGTTCTCCAAAATCCAAACTTGCATTCCCGTGTTCTTAATCGTGATATAGTAAAGCTGCCCATTATACTCTCCTATGCAACCTTCGGGTCCTTCTTTGAATGGATGCCGCCCAACTGgtatattgatcaattgagatgTCTCATTTTCCAAATCAAATGCTAGGATCACATCCCCATCAGTTAGCCAGTATAAGATTCCACTGACATAAATTCCAAGGTTCTTAACCAGGCTATACTTGCATAAACACATATCATCCGATGTTTTCCATTTCCCGGTTCTGGTGCAGTAGATATCAAACGAATAGATGAAGTCCAAATCATCATGATTTTCATATTCTATTTCCAAACGATGCAAGTTCACCAGTCTAAATTCTGAAGAGCTGCCACTAGGAACTAATGCAAGTCCCATGCCTCTCTCTTCTCTATCCCAAGACCAATCGAGCTTGACCCATTGCCTGCTAGCCGGATTGCAAACATATATTGCAGAGAAGGACTTATTAGTCTTGCTGTTTCTACAACAAATAAGCCCATTGCTGGAAGCCATAAGGACAACTTTCTCAGGTAAGAAATCCAACACTGTCTTATGAATAGCTCTTATTTCTTCTCTGTCAACAGGGATATAGCttacattatcaatatcatcctcACAAGTCTGAAATCTCCCTTGGAAGAAGAATCCTGAAATAATGGGTGTTGATCTTTGGGAATGAAGCTGCATGAAGGATAGATCAGAGAACATATTGCCCCATTTCTTTGACACAAGCTTCAATTCAAGCAACGATTTTGTTCGCAATCGAGAAAGTACTTCAAAGCTAATATCTAAATTTGACAGCCCAAGCACCATCTGAAAATGGCAAACAAAACATGCTTAGAATAGATCAAGACACTGATGGCTCAAACTCCACTTCTAACTACACCCCTAATTAGCCCATTTCAATCACTTATCATCAATCTAACCAAGGAAGCAGTACTAGATCCAAAATCCAACTAGTTTGACATTTGTCACAAACCAAAAAAATCCCTAATCATACTTGCATCTAAGAAATCCCCTAAATTTGTGTAAAGCATGCTAATGATACAAACAACAAAaaactccaaaaagaaaaaaaaaatcacaatttttatgaaaaaaaaagaaactttcTGTCTAAACAAAAATCAAGGACACAAAAAGAAATCAATAACATTAGTACTAGCAGGATGTTCACAACAACCTAAGATCACAAAAGATCTCTATGCAAAGAACAAATAACAGCTTAGACCCATAGAGACGCATTTATGGCAAAATAAAAAACCCCCAAGTACATACTACTACTACTACATTTATGTTTtcttaagaaaatcaaaaaacacaactTTTTTGTTAATCC comes from Papaver somniferum cultivar HN1 chromosome 7, ASM357369v1, whole genome shotgun sequence and encodes:
- the LOC113293365 gene encoding F-box protein At5g49610-like, whose amino-acid sequence is MVLGLSNLDISFEVLSRLRTKSLLELKLVSKKWGNMFSDLSFMQLHSQRSTPIISGFFFQGRFQTCEDDIDNVSYIPVDREEIRAIHKTVLDFLPEKVVLMASSNGLICCRNSKTNKSFSAIYVCNPASRQWVKLDWSWDREERGMGLALVPSGSSSEFRLVNLHRLEIEYENHDDLDFIYSFDIYCTRTGKWKTSDDMCLCKYSLVKNLGIYVSGILYWLTDGDVILAFDLENETSQLINIPVGRHPFKEGPEGCIGEYNGQLYYITIKNTGMQVWILENYYASEWVLESCISLDTMEQDNPKIIFSAAERMENPCDQNPYMDPLAFQDGLLLMKVCSMIVSYRLETGKLKELCTYDTLGPNSFINPMVLPYSMSLVPLQHM